From Mycolicibacterium nivoides, a single genomic window includes:
- a CDS encoding multifunctional oxoglutarate decarboxylase/oxoglutarate dehydrogenase thiamine pyrophosphate-binding subunit/dihydrolipoyllysine-residue succinyltransferase subunit: protein MSSSPSPFGQNEWLVEEMYRKFREDPSSVDPSWHEFLVDYSPEPTTDNTVANGQSTPPAAPPAPAAAPAATPAAPAAAAPATPAPATPAPAPAAPAPAAPAKAAPAKPAKAGPTPAEGDETQVLRGAAAAVVKNMNASLEVPTATSVRAIPAKLMIDNRVVINNHLKRTRGGKVSFTHLLGYAIVQAVKKFPNMNRYFAEANGKPAAVTPAHTNLGLAIDLPGKDGNRSLVVAAIKRCETMHFGQFIAAYEDIVRRARDGKLTAEDFSGVTISLTNPGTIGTVHSVPRLMAGQGAIIGAGAMEYPAEFQGASEERINEVGIGKLITLTSTYDHRIIQGAESGDFLRTIHQLLLDDEFYDEIFRELGIPYEPVRWRTDNPDSITDKNARIIELIAAYRNRGHLMADIDPLRLDKTRFRSHPDLDVLTHGLTLWDLDREFKVDGFAGKQYMKLRDVLSVLRDAYCRHIGVEYTHILEPEQQKWLQERIEIKHDKPTVAEQKYILSKLNAAEAFETFLQTKYVGQKRFSLEGAETVIPMMDAAIDQAAEHGLDEVVIGMPHRGRLNVLANIVGKPYSQIFTEFEGNLNPSQAHGSGDVKYHLGASGNYIQMFGDNDIQVSLTANPSHLEAVDPVLEGLVRAKQDLLDGSRDADVSGEYPVVPLMLHGDAAFAGQGVVAETLNLALLDGYTTGGTVHIVVNNQIGFTTAPTDSRSSEYCTDVAKMIGAPIFHVNGDDPEACAWVARLAVDFRQAFKKDVVIDMLCYRRRGHNEGDDPSMTQPYMYDVIDTKRGSRKAYTEALIGRGDISMKEAEDALRDYQGQLERVFNEVRELEKHAAEPSESVESDQQIPQRLATAVDKSLLARIGDAHLALPDGFTVHPRVKPVLEKRREMAYEGKVDWAFAELLALGSLISEGKLVRLSGQDTQRGTFTQRHAVIVDRKTGEEFTPLQLLATNSDGTPTGGKLLVYNSALSEYAAVGFEYGYSVGNPDAMVLWEAQFGDFVNGAQSIIDEFISSGEAKWGQLSDVVLLLPHGHEGQGPDHTSGRIERFLQLWAEGSMTIAVPSTPANYFHLLRRHGLDGIQRPLIVFTPKSMLRNKAAVSDIRDFTENKFRSVLEESSYTDGEGDRGKVTRVLLCSGKIYYDLAARKAKDNREDVAIVRLEQLAPLPRRRLAETLDRYPNVTEKFWVQEEPANQGAWPSLGLTLPEVLPDYFNPIKRISRRAMSAPSSGSSKVHAVEQQEIIDLAFG, encoded by the coding sequence GTGAGCAGTTCACCTTCACCATTCGGGCAGAACGAGTGGTTGGTCGAGGAGATGTATCGCAAGTTCCGCGAGGATCCCTCTTCGGTGGATCCGAGTTGGCACGAATTTCTGGTCGACTACTCCCCTGAGCCCACCACCGACAACACCGTCGCCAACGGACAGTCGACACCACCGGCAGCGCCGCCGGCGCCTGCGGCAGCACCGGCAGCAACCCCCGCCGCTCCCGCGGCGGCCGCGCCGGCAACTCCCGCGCCGGCAACTCCGGCTCCGGCTCCGGCAGCTCCGGCTCCGGCCGCTCCGGCGAAGGCGGCCCCGGCCAAGCCTGCAAAGGCGGGACCCACCCCAGCCGAGGGTGACGAGACGCAGGTGCTGCGCGGCGCCGCCGCGGCCGTCGTCAAGAACATGAACGCCTCGCTGGAGGTGCCCACCGCGACGAGCGTGCGGGCCATCCCGGCCAAGCTGATGATCGACAACCGCGTCGTCATCAACAACCACCTCAAGCGCACCCGCGGCGGCAAGGTCAGCTTCACGCACCTGCTCGGCTACGCCATCGTGCAGGCGGTCAAGAAGTTCCCGAACATGAACCGGTACTTCGCCGAGGCCAACGGCAAGCCCGCCGCGGTCACGCCGGCCCACACGAACCTGGGCCTGGCCATCGACCTGCCCGGCAAGGACGGCAACCGCTCACTGGTCGTGGCCGCGATCAAGCGCTGCGAGACCATGCACTTCGGCCAGTTCATCGCCGCCTACGAGGACATCGTGCGCCGGGCCCGCGACGGCAAGCTGACCGCCGAGGACTTCTCCGGGGTCACCATCTCGCTGACCAACCCGGGCACCATCGGCACCGTGCACTCGGTGCCGCGGCTCATGGCCGGTCAGGGCGCCATCATCGGCGCGGGCGCCATGGAGTACCCGGCCGAGTTCCAGGGCGCCAGCGAGGAGCGCATCAACGAGGTCGGCATCGGCAAGCTGATCACCCTGACCTCGACCTACGATCACCGCATCATCCAGGGTGCGGAATCGGGCGATTTCCTGCGCACCATCCACCAGCTGCTGCTCGACGACGAGTTCTACGACGAGATCTTCCGCGAACTCGGCATCCCGTACGAGCCGGTGCGCTGGCGGACCGACAACCCCGACTCGATCACGGACAAGAACGCCCGGATCATCGAGCTGATCGCGGCCTACCGCAATCGCGGTCACCTGATGGCCGACATCGATCCGCTGCGCCTGGACAAGACCCGCTTCCGCAGCCACCCCGACCTCGACGTGCTGACCCACGGCCTGACGCTGTGGGACCTCGACCGCGAATTCAAGGTCGACGGGTTCGCCGGCAAGCAGTACATGAAGCTGCGCGACGTGCTGTCGGTGCTGCGCGACGCGTACTGCCGCCACATCGGTGTCGAGTACACCCACATCCTCGAGCCCGAGCAGCAGAAGTGGCTGCAGGAGCGCATCGAGATCAAGCACGACAAGCCGACCGTCGCCGAGCAGAAGTACATCCTGTCCAAGCTCAATGCGGCCGAGGCGTTCGAAACCTTCCTGCAGACCAAATATGTTGGGCAGAAGCGCTTCTCGCTGGAGGGCGCCGAGACCGTCATTCCGATGATGGACGCCGCGATCGACCAGGCCGCCGAGCATGGCCTCGACGAGGTGGTCATCGGTATGCCGCACCGCGGCCGGCTCAACGTGCTGGCCAACATCGTCGGCAAGCCGTACAGCCAGATCTTCACCGAGTTCGAGGGCAACCTGAACCCGTCGCAGGCGCACGGCTCCGGTGACGTGAAGTACCACCTCGGCGCGTCCGGCAACTACATCCAGATGTTCGGCGACAACGATATTCAGGTGTCGCTCACCGCCAACCCGTCACATCTCGAGGCGGTCGACCCGGTGCTCGAGGGTCTGGTGCGGGCCAAGCAGGATCTGCTGGACGGCAGCAGGGACGCCGACGTCTCCGGCGAGTACCCCGTCGTCCCGCTGATGCTGCACGGCGACGCGGCGTTCGCCGGCCAGGGCGTGGTCGCCGAGACGCTGAACCTCGCCCTGCTCGACGGTTACACGACCGGCGGCACCGTCCACATCGTGGTCAACAACCAGATCGGGTTCACCACGGCGCCAACGGATTCGCGGTCCAGCGAGTACTGCACGGACGTCGCCAAGATGATCGGCGCGCCGATCTTCCACGTCAACGGCGATGACCCGGAGGCCTGCGCCTGGGTGGCGCGGCTGGCAGTGGACTTCCGCCAGGCGTTCAAGAAGGACGTCGTCATCGACATGCTGTGCTACCGCCGCCGCGGACACAACGAAGGCGATGACCCGTCGATGACCCAGCCGTACATGTACGACGTCATCGACACCAAGCGCGGCTCCCGCAAGGCCTACACCGAAGCCCTGATCGGCCGCGGCGACATCTCGATGAAAGAGGCCGAGGACGCCCTGCGCGACTACCAGGGTCAGCTGGAGCGGGTGTTCAACGAGGTTCGCGAACTGGAGAAGCACGCGGCCGAGCCCAGCGAGTCGGTCGAATCCGACCAGCAGATCCCGCAGCGGCTCGCGACCGCAGTGGACAAGTCGTTGCTGGCCCGCATCGGCGATGCCCATCTGGCCCTGCCGGACGGGTTCACCGTGCACCCGCGCGTCAAGCCGGTGCTGGAGAAGCGCCGCGAGATGGCCTACGAAGGCAAGGTCGACTGGGCGTTCGCCGAACTGCTGGCGCTCGGGTCGCTCATCTCGGAGGGCAAGCTGGTCCGGTTGAGCGGCCAGGACACCCAGCGCGGCACGTTCACCCAGCGTCACGCCGTGATCGTCGACCGCAAGACCGGCGAGGAGTTCACGCCGCTGCAGCTGCTGGCCACCAACTCCGACGGCACCCCGACCGGCGGCAAGTTGCTGGTCTACAACTCGGCGCTGTCGGAGTACGCCGCAGTGGGCTTCGAATACGGCTACTCGGTGGGCAACCCCGACGCAATGGTGTTGTGGGAGGCCCAGTTCGGCGACTTCGTCAACGGCGCGCAGTCGATCATCGACGAGTTCATCAGCTCCGGTGAGGCCAAGTGGGGCCAGCTCTCCGACGTCGTGCTGCTGCTGCCGCACGGCCACGAGGGACAGGGTCCCGACCACACCTCGGGCCGCATCGAGCGCTTCCTGCAGCTGTGGGCCGAGGGTTCGATGACCATCGCGGTGCCGTCGACCCCGGCGAACTACTTCCACCTGTTGCGCCGGCACGGCCTTGACGGCATCCAGCGTCCGCTGATCGTCTTCACCCCGAAGTCGATGCTGCGCAACAAGGCCGCCGTCAGCGACATCCGCGACTTCACCGAGAACAAGTTCCGCTCGGTGCTGGAGGAGTCCTCCTACACCGATGGTGAGGGCGACCGCGGCAAGGTCACCCGAGTCCTGCTGTGCAGCGGCAAGATCTACTACGACCTGGCGGCGCGCAAGGCCAAGGACAACCGTGAGGACGTCGCGATCGTCCGTCTCGAACAGCTCGCCCCGCTGCCGCGGCGCCGGCTGGCCGAGACACTGGACCGCTACCCGAACGTCACGGAGAAGTTCTGGGTACAGGAGGAGCCGGCCAACCAGGGTGCATGGCCGTCGCTGGGCCTGACCCTGCCCGAGGTGCTGCCGGACTACTTCAACCCGATCAAGCGGATCTCCCGGCGCGCGATGTCGGCTCCGTCCTCGGGGTCCTCGAAGGTGCATGCCGTCGAGCAGCAGGAGATCATCGACCTGGCATTCGGGTAA
- a CDS encoding DHA2 family efflux MFS transporter permease subunit has product MSPVLNARTPSPQGYVSARAENPWNALWAMMVGFFMILVDATIVAVANPTIMEALGADYDGVIWVTSAYLLAYAVPLLVAGRLGDVYGPKNLYLAGLAVFTAASLWCGLAGSIEMLIAARVVQGIGAALLTPQTLSTITRIFPPERRGVAMSVWGATAGVATLVGPLAGGVLVGGLGWQWIFFVNVPIGILGLALAVWLVPVLPTQPHRFDLLGVVLSGVGMFLIVFALQEGQSRDWAPWVWATGAVGIAVMVAFVCWQAVNTAEPLIPLRIFKDRDFSLANVGVATIGFAVTAMILPLMFYAQTVCGLSPIRSALLTAPTAIASGVLAPVVGRIVDRAHPTPVIGFGFSAMAIGLTWLAVEMTPTTPIWRLLLPQLVMGIGMAFIWSPLAATATRNLPPDLAGAGSGVYNATRQVGSVLGSAGIAAYMTSRIGAELPGAASAAPRGEGAAAELPEFLHVPFAAAMSQSMLLPAFVALFGVVAALFLLGFGNESTFAAVSGHGANPEPYLDPRDDDDDDYIEFTVSHHDTDGDLADAATDSFRALPLAEDPEKWENIYAEFMAERDE; this is encoded by the coding sequence ATGTCTCCAGTGCTGAACGCCCGCACCCCGAGCCCGCAGGGCTATGTGTCGGCGCGTGCGGAGAATCCGTGGAACGCGCTGTGGGCCATGATGGTCGGCTTCTTCATGATCCTGGTCGACGCGACGATCGTCGCGGTCGCCAATCCGACGATCATGGAAGCCCTGGGCGCCGACTACGACGGCGTGATCTGGGTGACCAGCGCCTACCTGCTCGCGTATGCGGTGCCGCTGCTCGTCGCCGGCCGGCTCGGCGATGTGTACGGGCCCAAGAACCTCTACCTGGCCGGCCTGGCCGTGTTCACCGCGGCCTCGCTGTGGTGTGGTCTGGCCGGCAGCATCGAGATGCTGATCGCCGCGCGCGTGGTGCAGGGCATCGGTGCGGCGTTGCTGACGCCGCAGACCTTGTCGACGATCACCCGCATCTTCCCGCCCGAGCGGCGCGGGGTGGCGATGAGCGTGTGGGGTGCGACCGCCGGGGTGGCCACCCTGGTCGGGCCGTTGGCCGGTGGCGTGCTGGTCGGGGGTCTGGGCTGGCAGTGGATCTTCTTCGTCAACGTGCCGATCGGAATCCTGGGTCTGGCGCTGGCAGTGTGGCTGGTCCCGGTGCTGCCCACCCAGCCGCACCGGTTCGACCTGCTGGGCGTGGTGTTGTCCGGCGTCGGCATGTTCCTGATCGTGTTCGCACTGCAGGAGGGACAGTCGCGGGACTGGGCGCCGTGGGTGTGGGCCACCGGTGCGGTCGGCATCGCGGTGATGGTTGCGTTCGTGTGCTGGCAGGCGGTCAACACCGCCGAGCCGCTGATCCCGCTGCGGATCTTCAAGGACCGCGATTTCAGTCTGGCCAACGTGGGCGTTGCGACGATCGGGTTCGCGGTGACGGCGATGATCCTGCCGTTGATGTTCTACGCCCAGACGGTGTGCGGGCTGTCGCCGATCCGCTCGGCCCTGTTGACCGCGCCGACCGCCATCGCCAGCGGTGTGCTGGCACCGGTGGTCGGCCGCATTGTCGACCGGGCGCATCCGACGCCGGTGATCGGCTTCGGCTTCTCGGCCATGGCGATCGGGCTGACCTGGCTGGCGGTGGAGATGACCCCGACGACACCGATCTGGCGGCTGCTGCTGCCGCAGTTGGTGATGGGCATCGGCATGGCGTTCATCTGGTCCCCGCTGGCGGCGACAGCGACGCGCAACCTGCCGCCGGACCTGGCCGGGGCCGGGTCGGGTGTGTACAACGCCACCCGCCAGGTCGGGTCGGTGCTTGGCAGCGCCGGGATCGCGGCGTACATGACGTCGCGCATCGGCGCCGAACTGCCGGGGGCGGCAAGCGCGGCGCCCCGCGGGGAGGGTGCGGCCGCCGAACTGCCCGAGTTCCTGCACGTGCCGTTCGCCGCGGCGATGTCGCAGTCCATGCTGCTGCCTGCGTTCGTCGCGCTGTTCGGTGTGGTGGCCGCCCTGTTCCTGCTCGGTTTCGGCAATGAATCGACCTTCGCGGCCGTGTCCGGGCACGGCGCGAACCCCGAGCCCTACCTGGATCCCCGTGACGACGATGACGACGACTACATCGAGTTCACCGTGAGCCATCACGACACCGATGGCGACTTGGCCGATGCGGCGACCGACTCGTTCCGGGCGCTGCCGCTGGCCGAGGACCCTGAAAAGTGGGAGAACATCTACGCCGAGTTCATGGCCGAGCGCGATGAGTGA
- a CDS encoding multidrug effflux MFS transporter has translation MASSRDVDQTTSPAAPSRIRMILVLGALVALGPLTIDMYLPALPRIADELSVSSSMSQLTLTGTLAGLALGQLIVGPLSDSLGRRRPLMAGIVLHMVASVLCVLAPNITVLGLARGLQGMGAAAASVVAIAVVGDLFSGTAAATVMSRLMLVLGVAPVLAPSLGAAVLLHGSWHWVFVALVVVAGGLLVMAALALPETLPVSHRRPLAVGGIIGTYIELLRDSRFVILVLVAALGMSGLFAYISAAPFVLQGHYGLDQQAFALVFAAGAIALIGSTQFNVVLLRRFSPQAITVAALSWSTLAGVVFVALTVAHVGGLSAFLVPVLAILAGMGLVLPNAPAVALSRHPDAAGTAAALLGAAQFGLGAAVAPAIGALGNGAPALSWVMTAGMAIALVALLLVGRRNGDEEPSEYTGDTLDVAPEAVVEPA, from the coding sequence ATGGCATCATCGCGCGACGTGGACCAGACGACATCGCCAGCCGCGCCGAGCCGGATCCGGATGATCCTGGTGCTGGGGGCCCTCGTCGCGTTGGGGCCGCTGACCATCGACATGTATCTGCCGGCGCTGCCGCGGATCGCCGATGAGCTCTCGGTTTCCTCCTCGATGTCCCAGTTGACGCTCACCGGAACCCTGGCCGGCCTGGCCCTGGGACAGCTGATCGTCGGCCCGCTGTCGGACTCGCTGGGACGCAGGCGCCCGTTGATGGCCGGCATCGTGCTGCACATGGTGGCCTCGGTGCTGTGCGTGCTCGCGCCCAACATCACGGTCCTCGGCCTGGCGCGAGGTCTGCAGGGCATGGGTGCGGCGGCCGCCTCGGTGGTGGCCATCGCCGTGGTCGGTGACCTGTTCAGCGGCACGGCGGCGGCGACTGTGATGTCGCGGTTGATGCTGGTGCTGGGGGTGGCCCCGGTGCTGGCCCCGTCGTTGGGGGCGGCCGTGCTGTTGCACGGGTCCTGGCACTGGGTGTTCGTCGCTCTGGTGGTGGTGGCCGGCGGACTGCTGGTGATGGCCGCGCTCGCCCTGCCCGAGACGCTGCCGGTTTCGCACCGGCGCCCGCTGGCGGTGGGCGGCATCATCGGCACCTACATCGAGCTTCTGCGGGACTCCCGGTTCGTGATCCTGGTGCTGGTGGCCGCGCTGGGCATGTCCGGGCTGTTCGCCTACATCTCGGCCGCGCCGTTCGTCCTGCAGGGCCACTACGGTCTCGACCAGCAGGCGTTCGCGCTGGTGTTCGCCGCGGGCGCCATCGCGCTGATCGGCTCCACACAGTTCAACGTCGTGCTGCTGCGCCGGTTCTCGCCGCAGGCCATCACGGTGGCGGCGCTGAGCTGGTCGACGCTGGCCGGCGTGGTGTTCGTCGCGCTGACCGTCGCGCACGTGGGCGGGCTGTCCGCGTTCTTGGTGCCGGTGCTGGCGATCCTGGCCGGGATGGGTCTGGTGCTTCCCAATGCGCCCGCGGTCGCGCTGTCGCGCCATCCCGACGCGGCCGGAACGGCGGCCGCGCTGCTGGGCGCGGCACAGTTCGGGCTCGGTGCCGCTGTGGCGCCCGCCATCGGGGCCCTGGGCAACGGCGCGCCGGCGTTGTCGTGGGTGATGACTGCAGGCATGGCGATCGCCTTGGTGGCGCTACTGCTGGTGGGTCGGCGTAACGGTGACGAGGAGCCCAGCGAATACACGGGCGACACGCTCGACGTCGCCCCGGAGGCGGTTGTCGAGCCGGCCTGA